The genomic stretch GGCTACGTTTACCCTGAGCAAAAGCTGTTCGATTAAGTTGCAGGTAGCACCAACCGAGCCGGTCAGCCTTGTAAAATCTTTAGCTACGGGCGCATGATAATCGCCAGCCCCCTCTGTGCCAAGGGCAAAGGTTTCTGTGATGTACCTGTCGTAGCGCAAACCACCCTGAAGCATTAGTTTATTGAAGAACCTGTATTGCGACAACCCAAGGAATCCTAAGTTATTAATATCTGCATTAGGTAAAAATTGCGATGCTCGGCTATTCCGGTTTCGATTGTTTTGCGACATTCCCTGAAGCCCGATAATGTATTCTGTTTTTTCGTCGGACGGCAAATGCAATTTTGACTCGTAAGTAATTGTATTCAGGTTCATTTCAATAAAAGGGACATCAAGTGTTGTTTGAAGCTTCCGCAAGGCATTCTGGTATGCAGCGTTTATTTCCCATTGAAATTTCCCTAAATACAACATGTTTTGGGATGAAAGCAACTGATGTTCCAAATCCTGATACCAGATTTCGTTTTTGCGGCCCTGTTCTGAAATTAAGGGTTTAACTGGTGGTACGGTCATTCCTAAATCCTGTTTGAAATAATCGTAAAATATTTTGAATGTTCCCGGCTTGCCTGTATAACCCGAATTTAAATTAAACGACCATTCGTTGAAACGAGAATTGGGTACAAAGTCGCCGCCTCCCTGCTTGTAATCGGCATGTGTTTTATTACCAGCCCGAAAACCGGCGAAAACATGTTCCGATGCTCCTTTGATGCCTAAACTATTGTTGAACCCCAATGTATTAGAGTGCAATTGAGTACGGTAATCGCCCAGTATTTCACCTATGGGTGCCGGTTTTTCTTTTATGAAGTTAAATACACCTCCGATGGCATCGGAACCGTATAGTAACGATGCCGGCCCTTTAATGATTTCTACTTTGTCGATATTGTTATCGTCAACACCCAACGGATGGTTTTCGCTAAATTGGTAGTTCTCGATACGTACCCCGTTATTCATTACCAAAATGTCGTTCATTGAAAGTCCGCGAATTACAGGTTTGGATACTCCCTGTCCTTTTGCAATCATATCCACCCCGGGAACTGTGGATAATGCCTCCATAAAGTTTGGTGTGCCTGAAAGAGCAATATCCCTGATTTCTATAACATCTATTTTTACGGCATTTTCGTGCTGCGCTGACACATAGCCGCCCGTAACTACAATTCCCGGCAATTCAATTGGCGTATTGTTCATGATTATATTTAATACTATGTTGCTATCCTGTAGAACAACGGTTTTCATTTCGGCAGCAAACCCGATAAAATAAAATTGCATTTTTATTTTACCATTAGGAAGATTTTCAATCTTGTAATCTCCCGTTTGACCAGTTGCCGTCCCCTTGTTTTGTTCCGGTAAAAACACATTGGCGCCAGACATCGGATTACCGCTTTGATCGGCAACCTTCCCTGAGATGGTATTTTGTGCGCTTGTGATATTACAAAACCATATCATCAAGCAAATAAAAAGTACTTTTTTCATGATTGAATAAGTCCCTTCATTATATTAAGAAAATGAGCACACCACGCCCCTTGCTGGCACGCTTGGAGCATGTCGCTATAAAAAGGGGATGTTTGTTTGGGATTAGGCAAGGAGTGCAGGAGGTCCCCTGATGGGGAATTGGCGGAAAACGGAGGGAAGGATCAGATGATGTGAGTCATGCCGGATGTGAAAATGCTGGGGGGGGTCGGACCGGCTTTCCAATATCAGGATGAACATTACAAACACGAAAACCAAAGCCAGCAGACAAGCCGGGCAATCCAAGTGAATGCAGGCATCCTGGTGGTTGTGGCCATGAATGGGGCTTACCAGCACAACCAGAAGGAAGGCTAATAGGATGAATATCCTGTATAGTGTGTTTATAACCGAACGGTGATTTTTATTCGATCGATATGTCATAGGATTTCACACATCAAGTCTTCTTCATTTTATTTAAGCCCAACCAAGATTAGTCGCATCAGCCCCGCCGTAGCCTCAAAGACCGTTTCACGTATAGTGGTGATGGGAACACCGACGCTTTCAGAGTTGCCGAAATCCCAACCGCCAATCAAACTAATACTAGTGATCCGGCAATCTTTTTTAGACTTGTAAAATGTATTCCCAAAATACTTTCTTATGTAACAGGCCTTAATCGGTTTGCCCGCAATAAAAACTCATCATATTCAATGTTTTTTGCTTCAAATAGACCGAGGATTCGACCTAGCAAAACATCCTTTACAGCATTAACCATTGCATCGCGATATAATTTCATATCATCTTGACATACAGAAGCAGGATCTTTTTCATAAGAGCATTCTATTTCCCACAATTTATCCATCTGCTCGTTATCCATTAGCAGATGCTTACGGTATATGATATGGACCGCCATCTTTTGCGGACAATAGCCAATATAGTAATGAAATTCTCTCCTGGGTGCTTTTATGGTCTCATCGAGGAGATAATGGTTTTTGTCAGGATTCTTTCTCCGGCTGCTTCCCAGAACGTAGGCGATTACATCGCTTACCGTATGATCCATGCTGCTTATAAGGTTAAATTTACCTCTTTCTAATGGTTTTTCGGTTCCGTGCATAAATTCTGTAGCAATTTGGGAAATTTGATACCCTCCGGCGCCACAAAGACAAACATGCCCTAAAAAGATACTTACATCATTAAAACCCATTTTTATTATTTCCTGATCATGAAGGTAGCTTCCAGCTAAAATACCATGTTGATAATGGAGGGGGATGGGCGGTATTTCATAAATGAAGTCATAATTATTATTCCACCGAGGTTCGCTTAATCCATGCAGACCCGTTCTAACAAAATCCGGCATATTCCTCCTTGTTGTTGAAAACCAACTTCGATCGGGGCATTATCTGTTATATTACTCCAGCAATAAACCAGAGGCTTTTTCATCGTCAATAATGGGCGCCGTTGTTTGATTATATTTTGCAAATAAAATCGTGTTACAATTATAATTATTGTAGCACGATACAAATAATGCGTCAAGATAAATTATTCTGCCATCAGTGCAGAACCTGGCAGCTGGCCTTGGAAAGCAGACACTGTCCCACTCCTTTCAGGGCGCCGATCCTTCCCTGAAGGTCCTCCAGTTTTTCCACCGGCCCCCTGACGATAATGGTCTCCATGCAGTGATGATGGTCCAGATGCACGTGCTGAGAGGCGATGATCTCGGCGTCGGCATCGTGCTGCAGGGCCAGCAGTTTTTCCACTAAATGGGGCCGGTGGTGGTCATAGATGATCAGAATGGCCCCCACCATCTCCTGACCCTTCTCGGCCGCCTCGACCGCCAACAGGTTCCGGATCATGTCCCGGATGGCCTCGGAGCGGTTGGTATAGCCTTTGCGCTTGATGAGTTTTTCAAATTTTTGTATCAGGTTTTCCTCCACCGAGACCCCGAAGCGCAGAACTTTTTCCTTTTTCTGACTCATTGTTTTATATTCTATATTTTACTTTTGCTTTTTTATTTTTAAATATCTGTCCCGTTCGCTGAAGATACAGCCGCAGTATTTCTGCCGATAGATTCCCATGGTCTCGGCCATGCTTCGGGCGTAATCAAAGCCGTTTCTCCAGTCCCTGGTGATAAGCTCGACGCCATGTTTATCGGCAGCAGTCTCACCGGCCGAGACGATGGCTTCCCACTGCTGGTACGGGCTGACCATCAGGGTTGTCGAGATAGC from Candidatus Edwardsbacteria bacterium encodes the following:
- a CDS encoding TonB-dependent receptor, whose translation is MKKVLFICLMIWFCNITSAQNTISGKVADQSGNPMSGANVFLPEQNKGTATGQTGDYKIENLPNGKIKMQFYFIGFAAEMKTVVLQDSNIVLNIIMNNTPIELPGIVVTGGYVSAQHENAVKIDVIEIRDIALSGTPNFMEALSTVPGVDMIAKGQGVSKPVIRGLSMNDILVMNNGVRIENYQFSENHPLGVDDNNIDKVEIIKGPASLLYGSDAIGGVFNFIKEKPAPIGEILGDYRTQLHSNTLGFNNSLGIKGASEHVFAGFRAGNKTHADYKQGGGDFVPNSRFNEWSFNLNSGYTGKPGTFKIFYDYFKQDLGMTVPPVKPLISEQGRKNEIWYQDLEHQLLSSQNMLYLGKFQWEINAAYQNALRKLQTTLDVPFIEMNLNTITYESKLHLPSDEKTEYIIGLQGMSQNNRNRNSRASQFLPNADINNLGFLGLSQYRFFNKLMLQGGLRYDRYITETFALGTEGAGDYHAPVAKDFTRLTGSVGATCNLIEQLLLRVNVAKAYRAPNLSELTSNGMHGARYEIGSENLNPENACETDISMHYHGEYLSLDLAGFYNQIDDYIYIAPTSDTTAAGVGIYRFSQTNANLLGGEAGLHVHPQSMSWLHLQATCSMVTGKQQNGNYLPFIPAQKIHYEARAEKGKIGLFLHPNIRISALSALRQHHPSPFEAPTDRYTLVNAGLSTDIKISNQCLNISLSVNNIFDTKYFDHLSTLKPMNYYNQGRNICLNLKIPFGITKNE
- the nikR gene encoding nickel-responsive transcriptional regulator NikR encodes the protein MSQKKEKVLRFGVSVEENLIQKFEKLIKRKGYTNRSEAIRDMIRNLLAVEAAEKGQEMVGAILIIYDHHRPHLVEKLLALQHDADAEIIASQHVHLDHHHCMETIIVRGPVEKLEDLQGRIGALKGVGQCLLSKASCQVLH
- a CDS encoding epoxyqueuosine reductase QueH, coding for AISTTLMVSPYQQWEAIVSAGETAADKHGVELITRDWRNGFDYARSMAETMGIYRQKYCGCIFSERDRYLKIKKQK